Genomic segment of Benincasa hispida cultivar B227 chromosome 1, ASM972705v1, whole genome shotgun sequence:
ttttcgacAACCAATAtcttttttattacatttaaatttgatgtaaaattatatttaagctaaattcattttcattaatacgaaatatttactatttaaatttaattaaaaatttatattgtaaaaaaaaagtaattattttaaatgacaaaattactagaaacattttcaaatatataaaatgtcactatttatttgtgatagacatctatcaatatcagtgatattttactatatttataaataagttagctCATTTTTCGATATTCGAACCATGCCTAAAACAAAACATTCATgcaatttaaaatgttttattgtagattaaattatttcaatcgATGGTAATTATAATGGGTAACATATTTAAGAATAATAACTAAGCATATAACaacatttaagaaaaaaaaatgcaaatatagAAAAGTCTATAAGCAATAGAGCTATTGCCAGTACGGTCTATGaggaatattaaaaaaatctgatgacccgaaaaaaccgATTAACCCAACACAACCcatgcggtttgggttgggttatcaactcatttgagttgagttgggttcaaataaatgaaaattttatgggttgggttggtccatgggttcacctaatataacccaaaccaacccgagtttattataactttaaaatatattttttattacttataacacaattatttatacatatatcgattccaattttatttaattctaatattttttgaataatttatttttcaacaattcttaaaagtagtttatttgcactttagaaagaaaattttcgctgtataaattgaaattgagttgttaatcttaattcaatagtACGAAAATAACTAagttagatttttacatatttacgttttatttttagaacaaaattttaaataaatgactcgattaatccgaaccaacccaacccaaatatttcatggttgggttgagttcattttttaataagagttatttgggttgaaaaaaattattactcGAATAATTGGATTAAGTgtaaaaagtctttcaattcAATCCAACCTATGAACCCTCCTACGGACTATTACCGACAGACTTATACTATCATTGATTCTAAATTTTaccatataatttttttatttttaatattgtattgtatttattaatattttaaacttgATTGGTATATTTGGTAGGGTTCCATGGGCTCCATTAATCTAAGTTCATCTTTTTCACTGAAAACAAATCTTCGTGCAGTGGGAAGCAAACAGACTGATGGTGTTCTTCTTCACTGCCATTTGCCATTTCCGTCTCCTTAATCAAAGCTCCAACTGCAACCATGGCGTTTTCTGGTAAATGCTCCAGTGGAAGCATTCCACAATTGCTTTCAATTGCCATTTTTCTTTACACCTTCACTTCCAAATAGCCATTACAGAAGCAGAAGAACAACTTCTACACAAcctccttttcttcttccttctcttccATCTTCCCTTTTTCAAAAACACTTCGCTGCATTctctccttttcctttttactCTTCCCCCTTTTCTCCTCAAACCATGACTCTCAAGTGGGGCTTTCCCTCACTGACGCCTCTCCACCTTACGAGAGCGCCAATGGCGGCCAAATGTGAAGGCCTTGGCCTTGGAGGTCTCTTCTCGGATGCAAATTCCGGAGCCTTCCCCTCATTTCTTCCTAAAGAGGTCGCTAAAATAAATGATCCATTCGCCAGAACTATGGCTCGTAAAATCGAGAGGCTACCGGTAAAATGCTTTTTTCTCGTGTTTTATTTCACCAAATCAATGCTGCATTCATCTCGCTTCCATCACTTCTTCGCTGGTTTATgcttctgtttcttctttgtttgtttttgtatgCCTTTTTATCGAGTGGTTTGACCATGAAATCGTAGTGTAGTAATGCGCTAGGAGTTCACTCTACTATCCGATTTACAAAAGTCTGTTTCCTAGTATTTTCAACAAAAGAACAAACACAGTTTCCGAAAGGAATTTCTGCTATAAACTGCGCGTTTAATTTTCCGGTCGGCTTTTGACAAGGAAGTCGAGTTATAAGATTCGTTTGCAATGGAATTCTTACTGCCTACAAACTGGACTCTAAGATACTTTGCGGTTGTACTGTTGGGATTTCATTACTGAGATTTTGGAGATGGGTTTTCTCTTGCTTGTGGGTGGACTTCTTTCCCAATACTCTGTGTCGTTTCTCTTGTTTATTGAAGATTCTTTGCATTGATTGAATATATTGTTCTTGAGTGCAACTTTGAATCTCTGATTGCAAACTTCCATAAGCAATATAATGAGCAACTGCAAATTTATGTTTTGAAATCGTCAAATTGTTAAGGATTTCAACTCGTTGGAGCTGAGCACTTCATGTGCAATTGTTTTCTTGATGGAAGGAAAAAATGAATGATGTGAAAGAAGAAGTGCTGTATATTTAGAATTCATTCATCTGATTCTCTCATGGAGTACTGAATCACGATGGTTCTTATACGATTGGTTTTCCCCAATTTCTCCTTGCACTTCAATTCTTGCACCTTCTGTCTTCAACATTCTAGTACCAACCCCAAGCCTGCAAAATGATCCTTTATACTAGTCCTTTTTTGCAGATGACATTATTTGATACTTGCATTATGAGCAGCTGTGTTAAACCAGTAATAAGAAGTGAGAAGAATCCAGTGGTTCTACTCCATTGCTTCGACAGGTCTGTTATGGAAGTAACAttgttattatcattttttactATGTACTATTTCCATTTGACATGATTTGTGCTGTTTGTTTTTGTCCATGCAAAGTTCTTGTTTAGAATGGAGTTATGCATTTCCTCTGCTTGAAGAGGCTGGTCTAGAAACATGGGCTGTTGATGTTCTTGGATGGGGGTTTTCTGACTTGGGTGGGTTCATTTAAAAGTTACATTTGGTTATATTTTCTTTTGGCTACTTGTATTTTATAAACGCTGAAAACGTTTCTCACACTTGTATGTTTCCTGATTATGTTTATACATAATAGATAGCCTTCCACCATGTAATGTCGAAACAAAGCGTTCTCATCTATACCAGGTAAATCACTTTACCTTTATGAAGGTTTTGTTTTAgaaagaattttggtttttcaAGGTCTCCATAAATCCACGTGTTCTTACATCATGAAAGTGCTTATAATTTGGAAAATTAGAATTGTTTGTGAAGTTTTATATGTTGTAACGGTTTGGATTTTGCAACAGTTATTTTGGGctataattgaattttaaattggtttttagttttggaagACCTACATCAAGAGACCAATGGTGTTAGTTGGACCAAGCCTTGGTGCAGCGGTTGCACTTGATTTTGCAGTTAATCATCCGGAAGCTGTAAGTGTAAACTTTCTATCTAGCTTAGAGTACTTTAATGAAGTATGTGAATAATGTTGTTCGAGCTTGACGATTAACTgacaaatgaaataaaactgTGTTGTACTGTAAAGGAATTGTTagaaaaccttatttttcaTGGCTCTATATTGTAGTCTTGTAGATCCTTTGTTTAGGATCCATATGTGCTTTAAGATTGAGATATGTCTTTCCTTAGAACTTGATACCATAAAAAAGCTAACATAGAGTGATTAATCAAACCTATGTCCACCACCACTAGGCTCTTTCTTGAGAAGTTCACCATACCATTCCTCTTAGAAGTGAGAATCAAAACGTACAaaacctttcttttctttcctttcagGTAAAAAGTAGCATTTTTTTGTGCTGGTGTGCCCGCACCTCATTACAAATTCAAGGGAGCAGGTAAAAAGAAAGGAATTTCACAAACCTTCAGACACAGATCCACGAGTCCTTCACAAAAATTAACATCAAATCACTCACTATGCGACAATCTCACAAAAATAATGCGGCAATTGTAGTAAGTTGAGGAATAGGccatgggcattttctttaagagaagAGAGCAAGCAAGAATTGATTGGGAGAAGGTTGGCTGGTAAGGTTGGGTTGACTCTGACCATTGGATCTAGGTTAACAGATCCAATGGAGGAGATAAATTGTAGGAAATTAAGGTGAAAATCAGATAAAACATTGTAGAAATGGATCTGGAATGTCTAAAAGTGAAACACCCATGCGTGGAGGTTGGACATGTGAGCCCCACAGGCATGCCTAGAGGTGAAAAACTCTTGCGTGGAGGTTTTGCATGTGAATCATAAGTTTGTCTGGCAGTAACAAAAAGGAAGTGCATACATCATGTATCAGATCAGTTGGTACGATTGGAAGCCTGTAAGGCCGTGAAGTTAATGTTGAAGATAAGGCCGTATTTAAGTCTCCTCTTGAGTTAAATGTCTAGGGATGGATTTTCTTATTTCattgtcttttattttcttttttcccatttttttcgTTGAAATggtgtataattacaaaaaaaaaaaaggttacaATTTAAGCTACCATTGAAACCTCTCTTTACGAGTATATgtaccagaaaaaaaaaaaaaggctccCGAGAAGACGTGAAATCTGAGGAAGGAGGTTTAGAGTCATCCCAAGGATGCTTCCGAAAAGCACAAGTGAGCGCCGTTACCCAACAGAAAAGATCTCCTCCAGCCAAAGCTTCCCCTGAGTTTATTTGTTCTAACAAAGGTTTTGTGCCATACGAAATTTGTTTCTAGAGAAAATCTCCGCAGCCATTTAACAGTAGTGGCCTTACACTTTTTCCTTCTGCTTTCAACTCCAAAGCAATCGAGCTCCTTGGGAGGCAAAAACTACCTCACATCTAACCAAACGAGGCCTACAATCAGATTTAGGGCCTTCTCACATAATATTTATTCCTAATCAAATGCTTGTGGGTTGTTCCAGCAATTTCATacctattttatttatatttataccaGATGGTGATTCATAATTGGAAATTGATTTACTAACACCATCCATCATGGTGCTGAGTTCATCCTGATAATTATACTTGCCAAATCACTGTTAATAGTTTATGTGAAACATAGACATCAAACTTACAGAAATGGAGTTCCTTGGAGCCTTGAAACTCTGAATCTTAAATCATCTTCCAGGCTCCTAATTTCGCTTATCCTCTATATATTGTTGATAAATAATGTTCTTTACGCTTCTTAACGATTTCTTTTTGAGCTTTTagttactattatttttttaaattaattttttttaacgatCCTGTTTCACAGGTGGAAAAGCTGGTCTTGATAAATGCTTGTGTGTATGTTAAATGCACCGGGCACCCTACAAAACTGCCGAATGTGGTAGCATATGCTGGGGTACGTCTCCATGGCACACAACTTAGTGCTGCCCATAATTAACATACCATTTCTTTTCTTGTAAATTACAATTacaatttaacaattttaaactaattttggaAGATTGATTTGACGGAGTCAACAACCTTTTAGCTTTTTACTCTTCTCAATAAAATTGTTCACTGAGCATCTGTTCttgttaaaattttgttttaccaAACACTTATCATTTGCAATAATACTTTGAAGTCTGTGAATGTTCTTCGAtatgagaaaaaaagaaatgccATGACATATTCTTTCGCATAGCTCGGTGGTCAAAGTATCCCTAAATTTCTCTAAAAGACTAGATTTAAATTTTCACCTAACACTTGATTTAATTTTCAAGTACGTAAAGTTTTCTAACTGTATAATTTTCTCAGCAAGGAATATTGTCAGAATTTATGTAAAATAGAACAATACATCTGCAGATTTGAATATCCTTAATCTTCAAATAACATCTAAATGCTTGATTTTGGGAAATGGTTTGTCATGATGACAGAGCCTGAAGCCGTATAAGCACTGACAGTTATTTGTTAACGAATTGCCAGGTTTCTTTGTTGAAAAGCATCCCTTTGCGCCTTATTGCAAACAAGTTGGCTTTCAATGAACTTTCACTTTCTCGAAATCTAGAATGGACTAATGTAAGTTTGTTTCTCTTGTGTTCTCTCTGTGAAAGGTTGCTTTGAATATGTCATATAACCTACAAATCTCATCTCAGACACTTTAATGCTGATGGATAGTCTCTTTCTTTTCCCTGCCTTTGatttcttaaatatttttgtttacaACGTAAACATCTTAAATTCCATTGGACTTTTGtagtttatttttcattgaaaaaaaGGTAAAGATCTTTCTTGTAATCTTGA
This window contains:
- the LOC120090885 gene encoding uncharacterized hydrolase YugF-like, translating into MTLKWGFPSLTPLHLTRAPMAAKCEGLGLGGLFSDANSGAFPSFLPKEVAKINDPFARTMARKIERLPMTLFDTCIMSSCVKPVIRSEKNPVVLLHCFDSSCLEWSYAFPLLEEAGLETWAVDVLGWGFSDLDSLPPCNVETKRSHLYQFWKTYIKRPMVLVGPSLGAAVALDFAVNHPEAVEKLVLINACVYVKCTGHPTKLPNVVAYAGVSLLKSIPLRLIANKLAFNELSLSRNLEWTNVGRLHCLLPWWDDTTVNFMNSGGYNVISQIKQVKHRALIIAGEDDKIIPYKDAVRLQCELPNAIMRIITDSGHLPHVDSPASVSKLITNFVLHHSS